tttttgagtctgccccccttcaacctcatttcatgttctctagttctaccaccttcccgtctccggaacaggttcgtttgcggattaatacctttcaaatatttgaacgtctgtatcatatcacccctgtttctcctttcctccagggtatacatgttcaggtcagcaagtctctcctcatacatcttgtaacgcaaatcccataccatttttgtagcttttctttgcaccgcttcaattctttttacatccttagcaagatatggcctccaaaactgaacacaatactccaagtggggcctcaccgacttctacaggggcatcaacacctcctgctagtcacacctctctctatacagcctagcaaccttctggctaaggccattgccttgtcaccttcagatcctcagatattatcaccccaagatccctttctctgtctgtacatatcagactctcactgcctaacacatacgtctcccgtggatttctactccctaagtgcatcgctttgcaatgacatttaattgccaaacattagaccattcttctagcttctgcagatccttttttatgttttccaccccctccggggtgtccactctgttacaaatcttggtatcatccgcaaaaaggcaaactttaccttctaacccttcggcaatgtcactcaaatatattgaacagaatcagccccagcaccgatccctgaggaacaACTGTGGCATTCGATCTATCtgcatttagaggcccttttactaaactgtgatgTTTAGTTACCGTGGCTTAATGCAGAATTTTACTATAGATCATGTGTTAACAATTCAAATTAATACTTGGCACCTGCTCCCAattaatgcagaagcacttagtgcctcatcctccctgtctcatcagctcataaacagggtcatctttctctctgtttctctgtacATATGcaatagactgctaaaacctctcaattctatcaccaaaattcatcccttctgaacacactaccaaaacccttatccacacttatcacctcatgcttagattactgcaacttgcttcttccATGTCttccactaaaccatctctctcccttcattcTGTTCAAAATCCTGTTGCATGATATATTTTGCCAGTGTCGCTAtcctcatattagccctctcctcaattcacttcattggctccctatccgtttccgcatacagttcagtctcctcttattgacttaaaagtgcattcactctgcagttcctcactATCTCTCCGCTATTCTCTCTTCCTACACTCTCCTGCCCCCACCTTCACTGGGTAAATACCTTATCTGTACCCatttcctccactgccaactccagattccgttccttttattttgctgcaaaataggcctggaatacacttcctgaatTGGTACTTCAAGCTCCAGCTATCTTCAAATTTAAGCTACATGTccgcctttttgaggctgcttctaAAATCCTAACTTCTATTCACTTGGTTCAGtagccatgtctgttttatcattcccaccttaattcccttatttgtcctacttgactagaacataagaatagccatactaggtcagatctATGGTccatctattattattatttttattatttatttagattttactcacacctttttcagtagtagctcaaggtgagttacattcaggtacactggctatttctctgtcccaggaaggctcacgatctaagtgtgtacctgtggcaatggagggttaagtgacttgcccaggatcacaaggagcagcagtgggatttgaaccggccacctctggattgcaagactggtgctctaaccactaggccactcctccacccatctacataagtacataagtaatgctacacttggaaaagaccaagggtccatcgagcccagcatcctgtccacgacagcggccaatccaggccaagggcacctggcaagcttcccaaacgtacaaacattctatacatgttattcctggaattgtggatttttccccagtccatttagtagtggtttatggacttgtcctttaggaaaccgtctaacccctttttaaactctgctaagctaaccgccttcaccacgttctccagcaatgaattccagagtttaattacgcgttgggtgaagaaacattttctccgatttgttttaaatttactacactgtagtttcatcgcatgccccctagtcctagtatttttggaaagcgtgaacagaagcttcacatccacctgttccacttcactcattattttatatacctctatcatgtctcccctcagccgtctcttctccaagctgaaaagcccttgcctccttagtctttcatagggaagacgtcccatccctgctatcattttagtcgccctttgctgcaccttttccaattctactatatctttcttgagatgcggcgaccagaattgaacacaatactcaaggagcTGTGgcaccacggagtgatacaacggcattataacatcctcacacctgttttccatacctttcctaataatacccaacattctattcgctttcttagccgcaccagcacactgagcagaaggtttcagtgtattatcgacgacgacacccagatccctttcttggtccataactcctaacatggaaccttgcatgacatagctataattcgggttcttttttccccacatgcatcaccttgcacttgctcacattaaacgtcatctgccatttagccgcccaatctcgtaaggtccttctgtaatttttcacaattctgtcgcgagttaacaactttgaataactttgtgtcatcagcatatttaattacctcgctagttactcccatctctaaatcatttataaatatgctaaaaagcagcggtcctagcacagacccctgaggaaccccactaactacccttctccattgtgaatactgcccatttaaccccactctctgtttcctatccttcaaccagtttttaatccacaataggacttttcctcctatcccatgaccctccaatttcatctgtagcctttcatgaggtaccttgtcaaacgcctcttgaaaatccagatccacaatatcaaccggctcctctttgtccacatgtttgtttactccttcaaagaattgaagtaaattggtcaggcaagatttccccacacaaaagccatgctgacttggtctcagtaatccatgtccttggatgtgctctgtaattttgtttttgataatagcctctaccattttccccggcaccgacatcagactcaccggtctataatttcccggatctcccctggaaccttttttaaaaatcggcgttacattggccaccctccaatcttccagtaccacactcgattttaaggataaattgcatatcactaacagtagctccgcaagctcatttttcagttctatcagtactctaggatgaataccatctggtccaggagatttgctacttttcagtttgctgaactgccccattatgtcctccaggtttaccgtgaagtcagtaagtttctccgactcgtccgcttgaaataccatttctgacaccggtatcccacccaaatcttcctcggtgaagaccgaagcaaagaattcattcagtctctccgctacgtctttatcttccttgatcaccccttttacccctcggtcatccagcggcccaaccgattcttttgccagcttcctgcttttaatataccggaaaaaagttttgctatgtttttttgcctctgctatctttttttcggaATCCCTcttggctagggctattcagcttggagaagagacggctgaggggagacatgatagaggtatataaaataatgagtggagtggaacaggtggatatgaagcgtctgttcacgctttccaaaaatactaggactagggggcatgcgattaaactacagtgtagtaaatttaaaacaaatcggaaaaactttttcttcacccaacgtgtaattaaacactggaattcattgccggaaaatgtggtgaaggcagttagcctagcagagtttaaaaaggggttggacggtttcctaaaggacaagtccataaaccgctactaaacggacttggaaaaatccaaaattccaggaataacatgtatagaatgtttgtacgtttgggaagcttgccaggtgcccttggcctggattggctgctgtcgtggacaagatgctgggctcgatggacccttggtcttttcccagtatgtacttatctgcgccttgcatttgctttgacactccttatgctgcttcttgttattttcagacgattccttcttccattttctgaaggcgtttattttagccctaatagcttcctgcacctcacttttcaaccacgccagctgtcttttggacttccgtctttcttttctaaatcgcggaatatgtttagcctgggcctccaggatggtatttttgaacagcgtccatgcctgcttctaacagtggccaatccaggtcacaagtacctggcagaaacccaatcagtagcaacattccatgctaccaatccaggggcaatcagtggcttcccccatgtccatctcaataacagactatggacttttcctccaggaacttgtccaaacctcttttaaacccagacatgctaaccactgttaccacttcCTTTGGAAACTACtctatgagtgaaaaaaaatttcctcctatttgttttgaaagtatttccaagtaatatTATCGagcatcccctggtctttgtattttttgaaagagggaaaaattgattcacttttacctgttctacatcattcagaattttatagacctgaatcatatccctcctcaggcgtctcttttccaagctgaagagctctaatctctttagcctttcctcatatgggaggagttccatcccctttatcattttggtcgctattctttgaaccttttctaattctacgatatcttttttgagacacagcaaccagaactgaatgcaatactcaaggtaaggcaGTACCATAGTGCAATACAGAgggattataatattcttggtcttattttgcatccctttgcaCTGCACACTGGTAGATTTCAGCGTAatgcctacaatgacacctagatctttttcttgagtgctgactcctaaggtggacccttgcatcagttaactatgattcggattattcttcccaatatgcatcactttgcatttgtctacattaaatttcatctgccatttggatgcccagtcttccagtttcctaaggtcttcctgcaatttttcacaatctgcatgtgttttgacaactctgaatagttttgagtcatctgcaaatttaatcacctcacttgtcattccaatttccagatcatttataaatatgttaaatagcaacaatcccagtacagatccctgcatcactccactattcaccctcctccattgataaaaatggccatttaaccctaccctctgccttgattagattgtaagcaaactgggactgtctcttacatgtctactttacagcactgcgtacatctagtagcgctacagaaatgataagtagtagtagtggtctccCCTTAAAACCACGTTAGGCTGTTAATGCACtgcacttactgcatgttaaCAGCCAAATGCCTTATATGTCCCCTCTCCAACCATACTACATCCCCTGACATAAAATGCAGGAATTCCCACACAGTAACCGCAAAATACTGCAAAGCCCGTAGCTCTGCGCTAGCAATTGCTGCACTGTAAAACATGCATTATGTGCTTACTGCAGTTTCGTAAAATGGCCCTTTAGTCTTCCTTGCGAAAATTTAGAGCAGGATTAAGAATTTatttttcataagaacataagagtagccagtctacctagcccagtatcctattttccaaacagtggccaagccaggtcacaagtaccaggtcacaaatcccagggcaagcagttgcttcccatgtctgtctcaatagcagactaaggacttttcctccaagaatttgtttaaacgttttttaaacccagatacgctacccactgttaccacctcctctagcaaagagttccagagcttaattattcattgagtgaaaaaatatttccttctatttgtttttaaagtatttccatgtaacatttCCATGGACTAACTGGCTGATGTTGTGGCTGACTCTGGCTGTAGCAGATCAACTACTTCTCTCTGTTCTGCTTTCTTTATCGTTTATGTCATTATGTTTGTGTATTTATTACATTCAATTGTAATTGTTTTGTAACTGGATTGTAAGCAACTTGATGCTTGTGAATGGCAATTTATAAAAAATGTAATCAACAAAAACCTTCACTACTAATTAGCTCTAATTAGGAGCATAGTATCATAAGTCAAATTTCTGAGATGTTAAACAGAATTTAACAACACAGcaaaaggtctttattcaaaactAGTTAAAACATTGAATTATTAGTGTCATCATTTATACAACTCCTATATAAATATGCATAGCTTCTAGTAGAGtctataaaaagactggaaaaaCACACTTGAAATTGAAGCATAAGGAATAACTATTTTTAAGAGAGAAACCCCCCCCACACAAAGGAAGAACAGACTACATAAAGCCAGGAAAACAGTTTAGAGATCAATCAATAGCAAGGCTCCATTTCCAGGTTAATGGTGCTGGACAGGGGTCTCAGGGGATGCAGAGAATTGAATTTAATGGAAGAGGCAAGTGCTGGGAAGTTTGTTGGCCTGTGCTTATCTCTTTTCTATTCCCTACCCCCATGCTTAGAGTACAGGGGCTCCTACAATTAGCTCATTATGGAGCACAGATGTAAGGCTGGTCTTACTTCCCACATGCAAAACAAAAAGCTCTTTCTCCCCCAAGTTAGAGTTTCAGTAATGTCACACACAAAACTTGAACTTCAGCCAGATTAGACACCCCAGCCACTGGACAGCAGTAGTGCCTCTGGCTTTATAATGTATAAAGAATGGTTTATAGCAACCACACAccacaaaccagaaaaaaaaaattaatggaaaaAATGGTTTAAGAGTTGTCACCCtccctccattaaaaaaaaaaaaaaagaaaaaaaagattatgGTCTACTCTGAATATATTTAGTTTATGGGAAAAAGGAACCATTGGCTATATAGATTCAACAGTGTAGTAGtcctcccccccaacacaaatttatatttatttctgcAAAGGTCTTAATAGGGGCAGACTGATCATTtgagcaaccgggcagtgcccaagggcccagagcagATGGGGGACCCAGTACTTCCTCCCCACATGACCAACATCTGGCACTCCCCTCTTTCTCACCTCTCCCCAGCATATCCCTtgtctgagcccccctccccacagtgTTTACCTCAAAAGTTCCTTTCTCCATACAGGGCCTGATGAATAAAGGGCAGGCCGCAGCAGAGAAATGGCTCCGGTCAGCGGCAGACAGTCTATATGCTGGGGCACTGTATGGAGAAAGGAATTTTTGAGGTAAATTTGGGGACACGAGGTGGGAAGAGAGTTGAACCtcgggaaggagagagagagagggggagatgttggccTCAGGAGGAAGGCAGAGATGTTGGACTTAGGAAAGGGAAGTAGAGATGCTGGAGCTGttgagggaaggagcagagatgGTGCACCCAGGGAAAGGGAGAGGCAGAGATGGTGCACCTTAGGAAGGGAGAAATggtgcatctggggggggggggggggggggggggaagaatgatgttggatctggggagggaggaggggagaaagatgttggatccGGGGAGAGGTGGGggcatgacccttattgcccaagggcccagatccctgtcagtcCGCACCTGGGTCTTAAAGTCAAGAACAATCATAGAACTTATTCTAAAAACAGAAGCAGAGCTCAATTTAACTATACAAGTATTACATTAATAGAAGTTCCATGAGGGCCACTGACAATAATTCTTTGTGCTTGTGTGTAACATAAAAAGCCTATTCTTAAAAAGGATGGAGGAAATATAAGAATCTAAGCACCTGATGACTCCATCTTCAGGCAGAAATCGAGTGATGTGGAAACCAATCTTCCTCCTCACACTTTGAAACATGGGGGAAAGGGGAATGGAGAACACAAGACCCTAGCCTTGGGTAAGGCACCTGGTGCAGTCACTAACTGGTCCAACCATCAAGGCAGGTGTCCAACAGAGTGAATGGAATGCCAGTCTCTGTCCGACAGTTTGTAAGACTCTTCTCTTTGCTTGTCCACTCTTGCTCTGATTTCTGCTTCAAGACGGAGCAGAGATGGGACTCATAGCCACTGTCCTGTATGCTGATGCAGGTGCGCCTGAGGACCTCAACATCCAAATTCTGGCCTCTGGCTGCTTGCGTTTGATCCAGCCTGGTTAGCAATTGAATGTCCCATTCAGACTCTGAAGAAAAGCTGCCTCCGAGAAGCAAACCTGTGCCGGCTTGCACACTGGATTCCCAGACTGAACTGTTGGGAGCTTCAGTTCTTGGTTGATCCATTTCAACTAGCTCCTGTTCATTGCAGCTTCTGCGGGATGGCAAACCCATGCACTGTAGTTCTGCAGAGTTGGCTACTTTCACAGAACATTTATTAGCATAAATCTCTGACTCTATGTTCTGCAACTTATGGATAGCAAATTGGGCAACTTGATTACTGTCATTAAGGCATATAGGAAACTGATGACCAAGCGAAGCAGCATTTGTGCTACATATAAGACTCAGGTCAGCCTTCACAGGATGGTCCTTTAAGGGAGTCCCAGAATTGTCCTTATAATCCTGACCATTTGCTGTCAGTTCTAAGGCCACTCTCTGGTGGTTAGACGTTGAGAGTCCCACATCATCATGAGCTTGTCTATGATGCAGATGATCAGAAAAATTTTGTTGAGCTGCTACAGCTAAAATGGGTGATGTAGAAGAGCAAAGCTTTTTGAGATCTGGTAATAAGCACCCCATTTCCAATGAAGACAGAGCTTTGGTatttagcctttccacattaTTTTTCACACACAAATGAGCAGCATCCCAGTCAGCAAGTTCTGTAGAGTCACAGACACAAGCTGCATGAAGATCTGGGTTGTCTGATCGCTTTCGTTTCCTAAATGGAAGCAATGTTTCATTGAATTCATTACTGGTAGGGGTCTCCACTTTATTATGGAACTTCAGATTTCCATCATAGGCTTTTTCTAATGTTAAAGAACAGCTTTTGGTAAGACTGGTTCCAATAACTACAGTATCAATAAGTGGAGTCATCTTCAGGCCATCCACACTGCCATCATTGCCACTACAAACAGGCAGGTCATCATGAATTCCCATCTGctctttttgagtctgccccactGTGAAATCTGAAGTATCCTGTATAGGAAAGCCATCTTTAACTACAGATTGGTGAACACCATGTGACAATTCTTGTACACAAGGGAGGGACTGATTAATGAGGGTGGTCTTTTCTGGAGTAGCTGCCTTTACCACCTGCATTACTTGGTCTACAGCATGCTCTGGTCCCAAGAGCTCGATTAGGAATTTCTGCACATCATTTCTCTCAACTATATGGTTCCTCTGAAATTCTGGTCCTGAAGACAGAGGAGTTTCTGTGTCCTTCACATGTCCATCGTGTATCAAATCCTGAGCAAAGCAAATCTTGGGAGAATGATCCAATGACCTGAGAAAATAAAAGCACATAGAATTACCACAAAAGCTACCTGCATTAAAACATTCATGTGAACAGAATAAAGTGTATATTTCAGCAACAAGATGAACCAGCATCAGCAACTTGCTGATCTGATTTTATGCTCTgttgaaaatgttaaaaaagcaAATATGATAGAAATCTGCAGAAGACTGTAGTTCCCATGAAATGAAGCTTCCCTCATACAGACTGCATTCTAACATACTTTATTTAAGTCATCCAGAGCTGTTGCAGCCATTGGTCATAaaccggaaaaaaaaaaagggattatgATCAAACAGTAGTGGCTGAATTGGAATGATTTCCAGGTTCCACTGATTTGCTTTGACCACCACTTGCTTCCAGAGAGATAGTAAAGAGAGAAGTATGTTGTATTAtagcttttttcttttcttggttCCTTCTTTTGCTTTTAGTGCCATTTTCTAAACAAAGGAGTTCAGTTCAATTGTGAGAGTAAGTATCTTCACTGAAAGAACTGCTAAGGGTGGGCTATTAAGCCACACCACACCTCTATCTTAGGAGATTTTCCTGTGTGGTACCAGAGCACTTCTATAGGACAACTGGGTTGTATATTCTCCTGCTTCACATTGCA
The sequence above is a segment of the Microcaecilia unicolor chromosome 12, aMicUni1.1, whole genome shotgun sequence genome. Coding sequences within it:
- the DBF4B gene encoding protein DBF4 homolog B isoform X1, coding for MTRQQRWEKMDLYMTHQRHPLENMPEISISAKNGPFFGKSFYLDLPNNKNTQFLIRTIKKLGGVIESFLSKEVTYLVSNNNFREGKGAKLTELQDTPACREMKADLLPSSLAKLQQQKATDNYAHFSRGKELLQKAIGNQDASGGSNLLSNAQSWGVHILHVSELLDFVKQPSPEARNSFSQKKFEERCFGTGVKSLKVMKLKSPFLKIEDAGRLFRPLHHRFQCFPELNYLAPRGVNPYKVQKILSSSHKLGKTEDPVGYATHGERGEERNRKQAPTALKRKKGFCECCRQTFQELDVHLQSEPHRRFAQDASQYMPVDRIISQFTDYFVELPAASTYRSLDHSPKICFAQDLIHDGHVKDTETPLSSGPEFQRNHIVERNDVQKFLIELLGPEHAVDQVMQVVKAATPEKTTLINQSLPCVQELSHGVHQSVVKDGFPIQDTSDFTVGQTQKEQMGIHDDLPVCSGNDGSVDGLKMTPLIDTVVIGTSLTKSCSLTLEKAYDGNLKFHNKVETPTSNEFNETLLPFRKRKRSDNPDLHAACVCDSTELADWDAAHLCVKNNVERLNTKALSSLEMGCLLPDLKKLCSSTSPILAVAAQQNFSDHLHHRQAHDDVGLSTSNHQRVALELTANGQDYKDNSGTPLKDHPVKADLSLICSTNAASLGHQFPICLNDSNQVAQFAIHKLQNIESEIYANKCSVKVANSAELQCMGLPSRRSCNEQELVEMDQPRTEAPNSSVWESSVQAGTGLLLGGSFSSESEWDIQLLTRLDQTQAARGQNLDVEVLRRTCISIQDSGYESHLCSVLKQKSEQEWTSKEKSLTNCRTETGIPFTLLDTCLDGWTS
- the DBF4B gene encoding protein DBF4 homolog B isoform X2 is translated as MTHQRHPLENMPEISISAKNGPFFGKSFYLDLPNNKNTQFLIRTIKKLGGVIESFLSKEVTYLVSNNNFREGKGAKLTELQDTPACREMKADLLPSSLAKLQQQKATDNYAHFSRGKELLQKAIGNQDASGGSNLLSNAQSWGVHILHVSELLDFVKQPSPEARNSFSQKKFEERCFGTGVKSLKVMKLKSPFLKIEDAGRLFRPLHHRFQCFPELNYLAPRGVNPYKVQKILSSSHKLGKTEDPVGYATHGERGEERNRKQAPTALKRKKGFCECCRQTFQELDVHLQSEPHRRFAQDASQYMPVDRIISQFTDYFVELPAASTYRSLDHSPKICFAQDLIHDGHVKDTETPLSSGPEFQRNHIVERNDVQKFLIELLGPEHAVDQVMQVVKAATPEKTTLINQSLPCVQELSHGVHQSVVKDGFPIQDTSDFTVGQTQKEQMGIHDDLPVCSGNDGSVDGLKMTPLIDTVVIGTSLTKSCSLTLEKAYDGNLKFHNKVETPTSNEFNETLLPFRKRKRSDNPDLHAACVCDSTELADWDAAHLCVKNNVERLNTKALSSLEMGCLLPDLKKLCSSTSPILAVAAQQNFSDHLHHRQAHDDVGLSTSNHQRVALELTANGQDYKDNSGTPLKDHPVKADLSLICSTNAASLGHQFPICLNDSNQVAQFAIHKLQNIESEIYANKCSVKVANSAELQCMGLPSRRSCNEQELVEMDQPRTEAPNSSVWESSVQAGTGLLLGGSFSSESEWDIQLLTRLDQTQAARGQNLDVEVLRRTCISIQDSGYESHLCSVLKQKSEQEWTSKEKSLTNCRTETGIPFTLLDTCLDGWTS